From the Bacillus tuaregi genome, one window contains:
- a CDS encoding GerAB/ArcD/ProY family transporter codes for MFQIILLLITAVGMKNHVLVIPPLIQTAKKDSWISVLLAMLIAFVCIWMIVSIHKKTKKENLLKWLNEHVNKGVVAFLVGLLLLIFTIMSVVTLRETVTWINISLLPKTPEFVTAIILGLVCLLTACTNLKSICIINQFLLFFVVILGFFVATVNMQHKDFSLLLPVFEHGYRPILKGILYPLSGFIELIFILFIQDQIKEKLRFRYLAVTLFILTGLTIGPLVGAIIEFSQGEAERLRFPAYEEWELVAIGHFIEHIFFFVIYQWLTGAFIRITLMFFFIRELLSLINKKVNQLFFAIFIVVIVLTLYPMNDFQYSFILFYVLIPFTAIFFIGFTIILYGFVTFAARHEKGMKNEA; via the coding sequence ATTTTTCAAATCATCCTTTTACTGATTACCGCTGTAGGGATGAAAAACCATGTACTCGTGATCCCTCCATTGATTCAAACTGCGAAAAAGGATTCCTGGATAAGTGTTCTGCTAGCCATGCTCATTGCGTTTGTTTGTATATGGATGATCGTCAGCATACATAAAAAGACGAAGAAAGAGAATTTATTGAAGTGGTTAAACGAACATGTAAATAAAGGGGTCGTTGCCTTTCTAGTTGGATTGCTCTTGCTGATTTTTACCATTATGAGTGTAGTAACGCTAAGAGAAACCGTAACATGGATCAATATCTCCTTGCTTCCCAAGACACCTGAATTTGTCACGGCCATAATCCTCGGATTGGTCTGTCTTTTGACGGCTTGTACAAACCTCAAATCCATTTGTATTATTAATCAATTTCTACTCTTCTTTGTTGTGATACTTGGTTTTTTTGTCGCAACCGTCAATATGCAGCATAAAGATTTTTCCTTATTATTGCCCGTATTTGAGCATGGCTACCGCCCGATTTTGAAGGGAATTCTCTATCCTCTATCTGGATTTATTGAATTAATATTCATATTATTCATCCAAGACCAAATTAAAGAAAAGCTGCGGTTTCGCTATTTAGCCGTCACACTCTTTATTTTAACAGGCTTAACCATAGGACCTTTAGTGGGAGCGATTATTGAGTTTAGTCAAGGGGAGGCGGAAAGACTTCGTTTCCCAGCCTATGAAGAGTGGGAATTGGTAGCAATCGGGCACTTTATTGAACATATTTTCTTTTTTGTGATTTATCAGTGGTTAACAGGTGCATTTATTCGTATAACGCTGATGTTTTTCTTTATCAGAGAATTACTTTCGCTAATAAATAAAAAGGTGAACCAATTATTTTTCGCTATTTTTATTGTGGTGATCGTTTTGACCCTTTACCCAATGAATGATTTTCAATACTCCTTCATTTTATTTTATGTGTTGATTCCTTTTACAGCTATTTTCTTTATTGGATTTACGATTATCTTGTATGGATTCGTGACTTTTGCAGCAAGACATGAAAAGGGGATGAAGAATGAAGCTTAA
- a CDS encoding Ger(x)C family spore germination protein: MIIIKQKGKYFILFFLLIVFIFPLTGCWDAEETDRMVYAQGLGIDYKDGKYTVYVQLMNLSLLAKAESSGGNGMDIQSEIGQATGSSLENAFYTLYETAQRQIHWGHLNYIFFTENALKSQALQEITEIMDRYYESHYRMYIYSTKNPIEDLMSTDPPMNMSTYLTRISDPKEAFEQNSRFQPIDMREMIVLHYQPPHEVVIPHAAVNKKDWKGDKETRSIGIINGVSIISNNTLKGTILNGDAQGIRWMNLKKFERTGLSLTPKEGETEGITITKKKIDIKPVIEDGKIQFDVKMDAEAVIYKLASNMKLSQLSKAAKKIIENDIRRTYRKSLEMDSDIYRLSEVLYKKDYQAWKKVEKGGKIPLHEDSIRKIDIEIMIHNGGKNRKLPTLK, translated from the coding sequence GTGATCATAATAAAACAAAAGGGTAAATATTTCATTTTGTTCTTTTTGCTTATCGTGTTCATTTTTCCCTTAACAGGCTGTTGGGATGCCGAAGAAACGGACCGAATGGTGTATGCTCAAGGCTTAGGAATTGATTATAAAGATGGTAAATATACGGTATATGTTCAGTTAATGAATTTAAGCCTGTTAGCAAAAGCAGAATCATCAGGGGGAAATGGAATGGATATACAATCCGAAATTGGGCAAGCAACAGGAAGTTCTTTAGAGAATGCATTTTATACTTTATATGAAACAGCACAGCGCCAGATTCACTGGGGCCATCTCAATTATATTTTTTTTACAGAGAACGCTTTAAAAAGTCAGGCGCTACAGGAAATAACCGAAATAATGGATCGATATTATGAATCCCATTATCGAATGTATATCTACTCCACAAAAAATCCAATAGAAGATTTAATGAGCACCGATCCACCGATGAATATGTCTACCTATCTGACACGAATCAGTGATCCTAAGGAGGCATTTGAGCAGAATTCCCGGTTTCAACCGATTGATATGAGAGAAATGATTGTACTACACTATCAACCACCACATGAAGTGGTGATTCCTCATGCTGCGGTTAATAAAAAGGACTGGAAAGGGGATAAAGAAACTCGAAGTATTGGCATCATTAATGGAGTTTCGATCATATCGAATAATACATTGAAGGGTACTATATTAAATGGAGATGCCCAAGGTATAAGATGGATGAACCTAAAAAAATTTGAGCGAACAGGATTAAGCTTAACTCCAAAGGAGGGGGAAACAGAAGGGATTACGATTACAAAGAAAAAGATAGATATAAAACCAGTTATAGAGGACGGAAAGATTCAATTTGATGTAAAGATGGATGCGGAAGCGGTTATTTATAAGCTCGCAAGCAATATGAAGCTTTCACAATTAAGTAAAGCTGCAAAAAAAATAATTGAAAATGATATTAGGCGTACATATAGAAAAAGCTTGGAGATGGATAGTGATATTTATCGTTTGTCTGAAGTGCTATACAAAAAAGACTATCAAGCTTGGAAAAAGGTTGAGAAAGGAGGGAAAATCCCTTTACATGAGGATTCTATTAGAAAGATTGATATAGAAATTATGATTCATAATGGAGGGAAAAATCGCAAGCTACCTACATTAAAATAA
- a CDS encoding MerR family transcriptional regulator codes for MKVKEVADLVGISVRTLHHYDEIGLLIPEETTEAGYRVYSDENLETLQQILFFKELGFPLKKIKEIIDSPAFNRQEALEMQYQMLQEKKRRLDKMIQTIEKTIQYSKGERQMSNQEKFEGFDFSHNPYEQEARERWGDQAVDEANEKAKSMTAFDQEKFNEIYRNLAAIRHHSPNSKEAQEGIHEWYQYLNKLGNYSLEAFKSLGQMYVDDNRFTKNIDQFGEGLAKFMRDAMAVYADAQKQ; via the coding sequence ATGAAGGTCAAGGAAGTGGCTGATTTAGTCGGAATTAGTGTGCGCACACTCCACCATTATGATGAAATTGGATTATTAATCCCCGAGGAAACCACTGAGGCTGGTTATCGAGTCTATTCTGACGAGAATCTCGAAACCCTGCAGCAAATCTTATTTTTTAAAGAGCTCGGCTTCCCTTTAAAGAAAATTAAAGAAATCATTGATAGTCCGGCATTTAATCGGCAGGAGGCACTAGAAATGCAGTATCAAATGCTTCAAGAAAAAAAGCGACGGCTCGATAAAATGATACAGACTATAGAAAAAACCATTCAGTATTCAAAAGGAGAGAGACAAATGTCCAATCAAGAAAAATTCGAAGGCTTTGACTTTAGCCATAATCCTTACGAACAGGAAGCAAGAGAAAGATGGGGAGATCAAGCGGTGGATGAGGCAAATGAAAAAGCAAAAAGCATGACCGCTTTCGATCAAGAGAAATTTAATGAAATCTATCGTAATCTTGCCGCCATTCGCCATCATTCACCGAATTCCAAGGAGGCACAAGAAGGTATTCATGAATGGTATCAGTACCTAAACAAATTGGGGAACTACTCACTTGAGGCCTTCAAATCACTAGGCCAAATGTATGTTGATGACAACCGCTTCACGAAGAACATTGACCAATTTGGTGAGGGCTTAGCGAAATTCATGCGTGATGCCATGGCGGTTTATGCAGACGCACAAAAACAATAG
- a CDS encoding DUF4306 domain-containing protein, with product MLRYLFQFCTAFAVFLFSFLAAWYEGSALLNHPSEWRSSTPITQLMYGHVQQSSEILQWDFFVYAAKYRPTFPMIMTVSGLYLLLLIGNLIFRKVRRWFAYYLFLISAVLFTLSYFSFETATVGGQKMFILFAACGSLCLITGLIIYLLVTVRMKRMMKTE from the coding sequence ATGCTGCGATATCTCTTTCAATTCTGTACGGCCTTTGCTGTTTTTTTATTTTCCTTTCTTGCCGCATGGTATGAAGGGAGTGCGCTCCTCAATCATCCTTCGGAATGGCGCTCCTCGACACCGATTACCCAGCTTATGTATGGACATGTTCAACAATCCAGTGAGATTTTACAATGGGACTTTTTCGTTTACGCTGCCAAATACCGGCCGACCTTTCCGATGATCATGACCGTGAGCGGTCTCTATTTGCTCCTATTAATAGGAAATCTGATTTTTAGAAAGGTGCGGAGATGGTTTGCCTATTATCTGTTTTTGATAAGCGCAGTATTATTCACGCTTAGTTATTTCAGCTTTGAAACCGCAACAGTAGGCGGTCAAAAAATGTTCATCCTATTCGCAGCCTGTGGGTCACTTTGCTTGATAACGGGACTCATCATCTATTTGCTGGTCACAGTGAGGATGAAGAGGATGATGAAGACGGAATAA
- the trmL gene encoding tRNA (uridine(34)/cytosine(34)/5-carboxymethylaminomethyluridine(34)-2'-O)-methyltransferase TrmL — MAIHVVLYQPDIPSNTINIALTCAATDTALHLIRPLGFSTDEEMIKKAGIDYWDSVKLKYYDSLEEFFSKNKGEFYYIETFGEKTHSGFDFSDTSKDHYFMFGKETTGLPMDLLENNKDHFLRIPMNEHVRSLNLSNTAAILVYEALRQQGYPNLT; from the coding sequence TTGGCCATACATGTTGTACTATATCAACCAGATATTCCATCAAATACCATTAATATTGCCCTGACCTGCGCTGCGACGGATACAGCCCTGCATTTAATTCGGCCGCTAGGCTTTTCAACCGATGAAGAAATGATCAAAAAAGCAGGCATCGATTACTGGGACTCGGTTAAATTAAAGTATTATGACTCATTGGAAGAATTTTTTTCGAAAAATAAAGGTGAGTTTTACTATATTGAGACTTTCGGTGAAAAAACACATTCAGGCTTTGACTTCAGTGATACATCAAAGGATCATTATTTTATGTTCGGAAAAGAAACAACCGGCTTACCAATGGATTTGCTGGAAAATAATAAAGATCATTTCCTAAGAATCCCGATGAATGAGCATGTTCGCTCCCTGAACCTTTCCAATACAGCCGCGATTTTGGTCTATGAGGCATTAAGACAGCAGGGGTATCCGAATTTAACCTAA
- a CDS encoding spore germination protein translates to MKLNEWIEKSKEKKSKSINQIAISEEKKEATEPFNVEDLKKIFANNSDVVISPSKYGQHELTFIYCSGLVKTEMLFTTIPIILEKFFECHRDIPSEAFIQQNLHIPSLRTIKNKENAVSEVFGGKLLLYFTMVNTFFMVDISERPQRSPEDTKAESTILGPRDDFIEDLNVNYSLIRKRLRTPSLVFEEFTVGQRSNTKLLLLYMDDIASKEILKEIKKKISQISTDSLTSRTQFEELINDHPYDLFPKHKYTGKPDFAVESLLSGRFVILIDGVATAYITPITFHVLFKSNEDREVNYIFSSLERFLRVSGLLVSTLLPGFWISLTTFHQDQLPLTLLATVVETRRGVPFPAPVEAFGMLLLFDLFREAGVRLPMAIGQILSVVGGLIIGDAAIRSGLTSPSMLVIIALSTVSTFTLIDQSVIGAISVIRFFSIIMGSILGFFGVLMSFFILLSYMGSIQVFGVAYLDGMNEFNSGSFLKTFFRLPHSALKSRPEGLNLQDETRKDDSDHNKTKG, encoded by the coding sequence ATGAAGCTTAATGAATGGATAGAGAAAAGTAAGGAAAAGAAATCGAAATCTATTAACCAAATAGCAATTAGTGAAGAGAAAAAAGAAGCAACCGAACCATTTAATGTAGAGGATTTAAAAAAGATCTTTGCGAATAACTCAGATGTTGTCATTTCACCATCAAAATATGGCCAGCATGAATTGACATTCATCTATTGTTCGGGATTAGTCAAAACAGAGATGCTGTTTACAACGATTCCGATCATACTTGAGAAATTTTTTGAATGTCATCGTGACATACCTTCAGAGGCATTTATTCAGCAAAACCTCCATATTCCTTCCCTAAGAACCATTAAGAATAAAGAAAACGCCGTATCGGAAGTATTTGGAGGAAAACTATTGTTGTATTTCACGATGGTTAATACGTTCTTTATGGTTGATATCTCGGAACGACCGCAACGAAGTCCTGAGGATACAAAAGCGGAGTCAACCATTTTAGGACCGCGGGATGATTTTATTGAAGATCTGAACGTAAATTATTCTCTTATTCGAAAAAGGTTAAGAACGCCTTCTTTAGTATTTGAAGAGTTTACAGTTGGGCAACGCTCGAACACTAAGCTATTACTACTTTATATGGACGATATTGCTAGTAAGGAAATATTAAAGGAAATCAAAAAAAAAATATCGCAAATCTCGACGGACAGTTTGACAAGCCGGACTCAATTTGAAGAATTAATCAATGATCATCCCTACGATCTTTTTCCAAAGCATAAATATACAGGAAAGCCAGACTTTGCGGTAGAGAGCCTTCTGAGTGGCAGATTCGTTATCTTAATAGATGGGGTGGCTACCGCCTACATTACCCCAATCACCTTTCATGTTCTGTTTAAATCGAACGAGGACCGCGAAGTTAATTATATTTTTAGCTCATTGGAAAGATTTTTACGGGTATCTGGGTTACTCGTTTCCACCTTATTACCTGGGTTTTGGATTTCTTTGACCACCTTCCATCAGGATCAGTTACCATTAACCTTATTAGCAACAGTGGTCGAAACTAGAAGAGGTGTACCCTTTCCTGCTCCGGTAGAGGCTTTTGGCATGCTGCTGTTATTTGACCTTTTTCGTGAAGCGGGGGTGCGTTTACCGATGGCTATTGGTCAGATATTAAGTGTTGTTGGAGGATTAATTATTGGGGATGCAGCCATACGCTCCGGTCTAACCAGCCCTTCGATGCTCGTGATTATTGCCTTATCGACGGTTTCGACCTTTACCTTAATTGACCAATCTGTCATAGGGGCTATTTCCGTTATCCGATTTTTTTCGATTATTATGGGCTCTATTTTAGGCTTCTTTGGGGTATTAATGTCCTTTTTCATCCTTTTAAGTTATATGGGGAGTATTCAAGTATTTGGCGTGGCCTATTTAGATGGAATGAATGAATTCAATAGTGGCAGTTTTCTAAAAACGTTTTTTAGATTACCTCATTCTGCCCTTAAGAGTCGTCCTGAGGGGCTTAATCTTCAAGATGAAACGAGAAAGGATGATAGTGATCATAATAAAACAAAAGGGTAA